A window of the Fibrobacter sp. UWH6 genome harbors these coding sequences:
- a CDS encoding metal ABC transporter ATP-binding protein, with amino-acid sequence MNAIEIKNLSFAYGKTPVLTDVNLEIEENDFVAIIGPNGGGKSTLMKLIVGLLKPSKGEVKLFGEKVPTKKLSVGYVPQNTNRNVEFPITVGECVALGKIGLKANSEEVVAALSKVHLDGFLDRRLGELSGGERQRVLIARSLVCNPRILFLDEPSNNIDAAGQENLYNMLAEFSQKMTIVVVTHDLMALSHKVKSIVCVNRNVHYHEGSGLTQQMISDTYGCEVDLIAHGIPHRVLGSHDHAHGGCCTHTHFQLQDPSQKTNVPFIR; translated from the coding sequence ATGAACGCCATTGAAATCAAGAATCTTTCTTTCGCTTACGGCAAGACTCCGGTTCTCACAGATGTGAACCTGGAAATCGAGGAAAATGATTTCGTTGCCATTATTGGTCCTAACGGGGGCGGAAAGTCCACCTTGATGAAGTTGATTGTGGGTCTTTTAAAACCGTCAAAAGGTGAAGTCAAACTTTTTGGCGAGAAGGTCCCGACGAAAAAGCTATCTGTGGGCTATGTCCCGCAGAACACCAACCGCAACGTAGAATTCCCCATTACCGTGGGGGAGTGTGTCGCCCTTGGAAAAATCGGACTGAAGGCGAATTCAGAAGAAGTCGTGGCCGCCCTGTCCAAGGTTCATCTGGATGGATTCCTCGATCGACGTCTTGGAGAGCTGAGTGGCGGTGAACGCCAGCGTGTGCTGATTGCCCGTTCCCTGGTTTGCAATCCCCGCATTCTCTTTCTTGACGAACCCAGCAATAACATCGATGCCGCAGGCCAGGAAAACCTTTACAACATGCTGGCCGAATTCAGCCAGAAGATGACCATCGTTGTGGTGACCCACGATTTGATGGCCCTGTCTCACAAGGTGAAGAGCATTGTCTGCGTCAACCGAAACGTCCATTATCACGAAGGTTCCGGCCTGACTCAGCAGATGATTTCCGATACCTACGGATGCGAAGTAGACTTGATTGCTCACGGAATTCCTCACCGTGTGCTGGGTTCCCACGACCACGCTCATGGTGGCTGCTGTACCCATACCCATTTCCAGTTGCAGGACCCGTCGCAAAAGACGAATGTCCCGTTTATCCGATAA